From the genome of Oryza glaberrima chromosome 1, OglaRS2, whole genome shotgun sequence:
aattttttttgacccCCCATTTTTTAATTACTTTACTACTGTCGTTTGCCTGATTTCTTGCCTTGGTTCGGATCATGTGAATTGGGGGCGCACGAGAAGGATCATGATACTTGCATGTGAACGGGGTTTGTTGATTTACTAATTGTTAGGccagtttttctcttttttttttctgtttcttgtTGGGAGTTCAAGATATATATGGATAATGGGAACATTGTCAAAAAGCttgattgtttttctttctcatGTTCCCTTCCGTttccttgttttcttttctggaGTGACATCAAAGCGGCATCTTCAAAAGCTCTGCAATCTTCTCTCCTTTTCCTGCTGAACAAAATCTTTTTTGTTCCGCCCAAttagatggagagagagagagagagagagagagagagagagagaagtgctGCTAATTCGTACTACTACTTTGCACTGTTCTGATGTCGTATTCAATGATGTGGTCCTATTAATCCAAGTAGGAATTTTTGTTTCATGCGTTTTAGTCAATGTTCCATTCTTTGACCTTGTGCAGGGAGAGCATTGGGCAAAGTTTAGAAATTTTGGTTTTGATGACGACTGACGATATAGTGTTTGATCAGGGTTAATCATTGAAGCCCAGTAGCAGTAGTTCAACTGAGTATATATATTGTGCTCATATCAACTTCTTAATACTAAACATTTAGTTCTAAGTAGCTCTGGGAGGGGATATGGGTTTACTTCGCATTCATTGGAAATCTGTCACACTGTCAGCATATCCCCTCTCGGACAAGTCCTCCATTTCTATTCCCAGCAACAAACTCTCTTTTGAGTACTGATGATGGTACTTATTGGTCGTGCAGACATAGTCGTCATTCTGATACCACTGAAACATCAATAAATTATGTTCCTTTCAACCTGTCATCATAATGAATTGGGTATGATTTGATTCCAAAACAGTTATTTTCAGCATCTAATCCTCTGTTgttttttgcttgtttgtttCTGTCACCTGCAGGTTTAACATTGTCGGACAGGTAAAccgaaccaaaccaaaccatccCTTCTCTGAACTTTCAGTTCTTATCTGAATATCTGAACTTTCTTCTGCTTTGCAGTGGGCGGTGACGACCAGCGTGGACTTCTCACTGGCGCAGCTGATTCAGGTGATCATCCTGCTAAGCACCGGCGGCAACAATGGAGGAGGGTACATGGCGTCCAAGTACGTCGTGATCGCCTTCCACGCCGCCATCCTGCTGAGCCACGCCGCCATCAACAGCCTCCCCATCACATGGCTTTCCTTCTTTGGGCAGTTCGCGGCTGCCTGGAACATGCTAGGTGacacctccctctctttgaCTTGACAATTCGCATAAATTGAAGGATCGAGTGATTCGTTCTACAGAGACAGACAGTGACCAGTATTTCTGAAGGAGatttgtgtggttttctgcaataTTCAGGTGTCTTTGTCCTCATGATTGCTGTGCCGACGGTTGCTACCGAGAGGGCCAGTGCCAAGTTTGTGTTCACCCATTTCAACACTGAAAACAACGCTGGGATTCACAGTAACTTTTACATCTTCGTTCTGGGGCTCCTGATGAGCCAGTACACGCTGACAGGATACGACGCGTCTGCGCATATggtaaggggaaaaaaaaaaagaacagctcAAGAGCTAACAGACAGTGTTTGTGCCTAGAAATGTATTGTATCTGGCCAATCTGACATTATGGTTCTTTTGCTCATGTTTTCAGACTGAGGAGACGAAGAACGCTGACAGGAATGGCCCCATCGGCATCATCAGCGCGATCGGGATATCGATAATAGTAGGATGGGGATACATTCTTGGCATCACCTTTGCAGTGAAGGACATACCTTACCTGCTGAGCCCTGACAACGATGCTGGAGGGTATGCCATTGCTGAGGTGTTCTACCTCGCCTTCAAGAGCCGGTACGGGAGCGGCATCGGCGGGATCATCTGCCTCGGGATCATCGCCGTCGCGATATACTTCTGTGGCATGAGCTCGGTGACAAGCAActcaaggtaaaaaaaaaaaaaaacaaatgaatgaCTGAATCACAATGGATGACATCCTAGTGTTCTAACTTTTGTCGGTAGAGCAACAGTTCACTCACTCACTCATCCTATTGTTCTTCTGATTAGGATGGCGTACGCATTCTCGAGAGACGGCGCGATGCCATTGTCGTCCGTCTGGCACAAGGTCAACAAGCACGAGGTGCCGATCAACGCCGTCTGGCTCTCGGCCCTCATCTCCCTCTGCATGGCATTGCCTGTAAGTTCCTGGCAATCTTGGTTCAAATCTCAgaaagtttcagaaaaaaaaaagaacgcaACTGAAACAGGAGTCACTGACTGACAATTCTTGACGACGCAGTCGCTGGGGAGCTTGGTGGCGTTCCAGGCGATGGTGTCGATCGCGACGATCGGGCTGTACGTGGCGTACGCGCTGCCGATCCTGTTCAGGGTGACGCTGGCGCGGAAGCACTTCGTGCCGGGGCCCTTCAACCTGGGGCGgtgcggcgtcgccgtcggctgGGCGGCGGTGCTGTGGGTGGCCACCATCACCGTGCTCTTCTCGCTGCCGGTGTCGTACCCGGTCACCAAGGACACCCTCAACTACAcccccgtcgccgtcggcggcctcttcctcctcgtcctctCCTCCTGGCTCCTCAGCGCCAGGCACTGGTTCAAAGGCCCCATCACCAACCTCGATGGCTAGCTAAGCCAAGATTgaggttttggttttggttttcgCCGGTGGATATGGAAATGCACTACGTGGGAGATGGAAGAATCGTCGTCGATGATCGGAGGCGTTTCAGGTGGGAGGAGAAGTATAACTGAAGAACAGGTAAGAAGATGATCTGGAAGGGAAACGGGAGCATATCATGTCATGGTGGTGGTGTTGTGATTAGTTGTTGATTTGTTCAGCGAAATTATATTACGTGGAAGGGGATTATACATTTTATACACTGGTTGTAGATTGACAATATGTACTAAGAAATTGACGATTCAATTGAAGGCTAAAAGCAGCTGAAACAGTTGTGGAATTTTGAGTGTGTGATTGCGTTATTACGTTGCAAGTAAATGTTCGCAGatgtaaaaaatattaaaatattactactaCATATTTAATCCCTCCATCTTATAAAAAACCAACCAGTATCTAACACATCCTAgtttcataaaaaaaccaacctaatatagtactatgaatttggactAGTTTTTTACTAGACAGAGGAAGTACACCCCTGAGGCTTTCTGAAAAGACGATCTTTATGACGCATGGTCGTTGACATATGCTAAACAACTATCTTAAGAAGGATCGACTATTTTACAAGTAACCTTACCGTTATTTTCTACAAAATGACCGGAGATGCCTTCTTACAAGGGCCCCTTATCGCCTTTCTAAGGTTGAGTTTAGGAGATGGCGCTGGGAACTCCACCTCCCCCACAAGGAAAACAACATTATCCATTAACATGTGATTAGTTAAATAGTAGcttaaaaaatctaaaaaaatatattaatataattttttaaaattaacttttttataaaaagcttttgaaaaaaatacagtttaacagtttaaaaagcacgttcgtgaaaaaaaaaaggtgagttAGGAAataacgggaaaaaaaaaacacagagcaGATCAGCGGCCGCCGGAGCCAAAACCCTCTGAATCTTCCCGCGGAAGGGAACGTGTAGTAATTCCGATTCAGAAATCCACAGAACTTCAGTACTCCAATACaaacccacccccacccccaaatTCAAATCCGCTTCCAAAAtccagcggcgcggcgcggcgcttcCCTCCAATTCTCCAAACCCAaagcccccctccctccccccgcccccccgCGCGCCCAAACCATCTCATCTCCGACGGCGAGCGAGCGGGAGGAAGAGATCCCATCTCATCCAGGTTGCGCCTCCTGATTCCGATGGTACGTacgctctctcctcctcctcctccggttcGATTCGCGGCGGTGCTGAAGTGTGGCTGGATTTCGCGGTTGGTggatgcaggcggcggcggcggcggcgggtgcggaggcggaggcggatgaGGAGGAGCTGGAGCCGCTCTTCGACTACTCCCGCGTGCAGCCCACCATGGCCTTCAGCTTCGACGGTACGcgtcgctgcggcggcggctgcggccatCGCATCGCTTCGGTTCTATCGGGCTAGGGTTTTTCTCGCGTGAGGGGATTCGCTTAGGGATttgtctctgttttttttttctccccgaTGCGCAGATACCGACATTGAGAAGTCCGACATCTTCGTCCACTGCAACAAGCGGCGCAaggtggccgacggcgacggtgacgccAATGCCGACGTGAGTGCGCTCGAATTCAATTCCAGTTTTACGGTGGGGGAAAAATGTTTGACGCGCtggtatgtgttttttttccttaggaGAAGGGGGATAAGGGTGAGCAGAAGGCCGCGAAGGCTGCCGCGGTAGTCGACTTGGGAGAGGAGGattggctgccgccgccgccaccccccaAGCCCAAGTCCACTGTCACGGACGAATCAGAGCAGAGCAGCGTATTGAAGGAGCTGAGGTATAAACCTGTGCATGGTTCCATTCTGTAAGTTTACCTGGTGATGCCGTATGCTGATTGCTGCTTTCTAGTATCATATCGGGATCCATacttggtactccctccgtcccaaaataagccaACCTCGTACTAGtacgtgacacatcctagtacgaggttggcttattttgggacggagggagtatgtattagATGATGCCGTGAGCTTAAGAAAGTCATACCGTATCAAGGTGTACAGCTGTGTTTCTTTTATCAACTTTAGAATGAGCAACTATATTATATTTTGCTATTGATGAGGAAAGCATTGTTAAACAGGTATTGTTGTTTGATGCGAGATTATTGAAGTCAAGACGTTCCAATTTAAAAGCTGCTTTATTAAATTTCGCATCATTGAACCTAAAGTGCTTGTCTTGTATAGATTAATAAGAGTGGAAGGTAGACTGTACTGTTGTTTTCACCATCATTTTTCCAAGTCATGGACAGAGCtgtgcaacattttttttagatgatgCAGATTTAGTGCATATAAGGCGAATGCACTGCTGTTTATCGAAGCACTCAGTGTCATAACAACTCATGTTTCATATGGCCAGAGTACCCTTTGCTTTTCTGACAGATTAGTGACCAAAATCGGAATACCCTACTGCATATGACATAGCCAGCATGTTATCCCAATGAGTGGTGAAATCGATTGTTTCTGACAATTTCCCTAGGGAAAATAGTCTGCGACCTAAAGTTTCTGGCTGTAGTCTGCTTGACGGATTTGGATCAGGTGCAGTTGGTAGGTGCAGTTGGTACTGTGACTGCAACTTATGCAGTCCACCGCCACCTGTTAGATCCGAATCTAACGGTCCACATGCACCCGGATACTGTAGATCACTGTAGCAAAAATATTCGGTATTTTGCGTTGACACTGTAGCTGATGATCTGGTCCATTCATCACCAAAATGAATGGCTGTAATCGCGTGCAGTAGTTAACTTGCAGTCGCTGTTCATACTGCAGGTGATTCCAATCCCTGCTGGACATCCAAATATATCTGGAAGTTGAAATGGAAGTCCTGTATATACTATGATTCTTGCAGTGATGTTGTGTACGGATTTGGAAGCAGtgctttgtttgttttgttttttaattaccGATTCCTAGAGATGTGAATTTATGATCATCTGATTTCTGCTTACGTATTATGCAGATTACAGAAGCAAGCAATGGCGAAATTTGCTGAATCAGCTGATGATTTTCTGGAGAAGTTGGCTCAAACTGCTAGGCAAAAGGTTGAGGCCAGAATACCAACTGAACATATAGATCTAGACAAGTCACCTGAACGACACGAAGCAAGAGAAAAGGTGGTCGTAACAGTTCAGGACAAAGCTGGACATCACCAGTTTCGGTTATACAAGGTTGGTTTTCTAATGGAGTAGCACTGCTTATATTACCAAACCTATATGATGTTCTTAGACATTTTTAGGCAGTTCGAATTTTCTAACAGatggttgtgaacttgtgataaTTTGGCATGCTCTTCTTTAAACCAATACATTCAATTTCACAAAATAAATGCTCAATACACTTTCCCTTCATTTGATTGTTGAAGCTTTACCTGATTGCATGATATCTACATTAGTTCAGTGTGTATTGGAGCTTAGCTGGATTGCGAAATTTTAGTTGTCCATTTACCTTGCTGGATGGGAATTTGAACCAACCTTGTGTGCTTTCTCATTACAGGATGAGAAGTTTGGCAAGCTTTTTAGGGCATATGCTAAGAAGGTTAATCTCAGCGTCGCAGACCTGACATTTGCATTCGATGGTGACAAAGTTGACGCAGAAAGCACACCAGAGGACCTTGGCCTGGAGGACGAGGACATGGTTGAGGTGCTCCATAAGACACGCTGAAGATTATGACCATAAGACACGCTCAGTTTTGGGTGGCCCTCACTGGGACGTTGTTGGTAACTTCGGATGGTTATTATTTTTGCTTGCGCTTTAGCTCCTTTTAGTCCCAACTGTTCTAAAGAGCCGTTGGTGTCTATATCCATAGTAGATATTATACCGTCAAATGTATGTAGACGATAGCCTGCCCCAATTTTATGAATCGATGTTTTTCCTTTTGCcaactcttcttttctcttgGCTTTGTGAATCTATCACGAGCGTGACTGCTTTTATTGAATGTGTGCGTCCAATTGTTTGTACTCTGTAAAGAAAGATAGTATCCCTCTACATTATCTAATTCCTTTAAAATTGGGTCTGTTTGAGGAAATTTTGACAGCTACAGCTTTTCTCAGAATTAGAAGTTTTTTTCAAACAGTTTAACTTTTTATTCAGATTCTGAGATGCTACAAGCTAGAAGCTAAGTTTCCCAACTAGTTgttttttagaatattaaacTCCCTCAAATAATCCCTTTATTTCCTTGGAGCTATCGAAAGGTACTACTAATATTCTCCATGTTTTGGAATCATACATGGTTCTATTGTgcatctctattttttttctattcccgTGTTCGCAaaatcatgtgttaaaaagtAGCACTTGCATTGAATTCTACCATCCTCTTACTTATCTTACGTTCATAAATCGATCTCTTCAATTTTTGTTGCCTACTCCCGTCCCAAAATGTGCAATTTTTAGGTTGGTAcggatattaagaaagtagattgGAATAattggaggaagtatatgattggttgagaagataaATTAGGTGAAAgaaaatggttgtgattggttgagggGAGAAGATAGGtgaaaaaataactttattttagatttattttggaataagGTATTGTGTTAGAAATATCTACATTTTAAAACATAGACAATATCTGCTCACTAATAACTGTTTCCCTGAGCATTTTAGGACTTCCATTTAGAACAAAGGAAATATGAAAGAATTTTGGATTGGTCCCAAAAGTTTCGTATGAAAAATCTTATGAAATGAGCCATTACATtggaattttggagaaaaacaaACATGATGGATGTGTTTGTTATAGCTACTTTGCTAAGCTCTCACCAACACGCAAACCgctgtggataattagcataaaattaattaagtattaactaataaACCTGAAAacagatttatttatttctttaaaacaacttcgattttttttttaaaaaaatattcaacagTTAAAAAGCGTGCTGATATTAAATGAGAGCAGCTCCTTCAAATCCCAAAACCGAGCGCATGTTTGCTCCAGACCATGAGAGTTGAGTCAGTAGCtaatccaaaagaaaaagaaaagatcttCATATTCTTATCAGCTAATCAGGATACTCCCTAGTCACTAGCTGCTTCTAGATTCATTCACCAGCTGCCCAACGCCCTCGAACTGGGCCTTTAGATTCGAACCATGAAAACGGGTACGAGAAAGATAAGACGATGCATCACAACACATAAGGAAAAAGACAAACAGACTTTGTAACTTATGATCAGTACAAATCAGAGACATGTTGAGAGTTACAGCACGCCAACAAACATTTCTACAGAGTTACAAACTTCAGAAGCTAATAGAGCAGCATACACGGTACAACTGAAGACAACCACAAAACACAAACCAGGTTAGTTCTTGCACCCAAAGCggttcaagatttttttttttgttagctaCCCTCTTTTGTCATGTGGTCACCTGGAGCAAGTCATTTCCAGAGCTTGACAAACCTATCATGGCTTACTGAGGCAACCTTGCCTGTTGCGCTCGATGCTGCTAGCGCTGCAACTAAACCATCATGAGCACTGTGGACCGTCATGGCGTTCTTCTCCCTAATGTCCCAGAGTTCCAAAGACTGCATGACATAAATAAACAAACGTACACTATTAATCAAATGCACTCACAAAATAACTGAACTATGCCAAACAAGATAAGAGAGACTTGCCTCGTAGCATCCAATTACTAGCAAATATGGGTAAGAGGGGTGAAAAACGCATGACTGGAACTTGTTCCCGCTGCAATTCAACTCATTCACAAATTCACCATCATGTCCAGGAGCAAACGACCATATTCTGACACTATCTTCACTGACAGAAGCCAGATTGTCACCGGTAGAATCCCAACAAAGTGAGTGAATATTCTTTGTGTGCCCCTACAGAGTACAGATACCAATAAAACTTTCAATGGAACTTGAACCTAAAGATACTTGCAATTGCCATAATAAAAATATTGTCATATAAAGCAAGTCATATCAATCGAGCAATGATCTCTAACATGTAACTATTTATATTGGAGTAGGTATATAGCAAAGAAGGCATTAATCTGAGTGCACAGAAGTACAGAACAGGGCTCAATCTTGCAGCTTATATATACATCTTATTATGGGAATTGCCATTGTGGGTTTCTTCTGCAATACTCCTACCAGGCCAGACAGAAAAACCAATGGAAATTTGTCCAAAAGTAAACTAAATTATACCTCAAACCTAAAGAAATTTCATTATCATAAAACCTACTCATGAAATTTTTGCAGGAGTTTTCCCCCAAAATTTAGAACTAAGAACCAAAGGATTTGTAAATCAAATGTAATgggcttaaaaaaaaatccagaactGCTAAAAAATCAAGGATATAAGAATATTCATTGGTTTAATCACTTTTCTGAACATCCAAGTCCTAACAAACCTATTTATGATGCACTGTACCAAGTGAATGATCAAGAATGGCAACCACAATTTGGTACGAGTAACTAGTGGTAGTGGCAGAGGCATGGTGCCGCATAAACAGCAATGCACTTAATTACAAGGGCTAAGTGAATGCTTCCTTATACACATTCTGAATGGGTAAATGCTAACAGACCTGCAGAGGGTTTCTACAAGCAAGTTGTGTCTCTCCATCAAGTATGTAGATGGCCTTCTCTGAGGCAGCTGCAAGATATTTTCCCTTTTGAGGTTGAAATCGCATCTGAGTAGCACCTCCctgttgggaaaaaaatgaTTGGAAACAGAGACAAGCATCAGAAGTTGAATGTTAAAGCAGAAGATACCATGAAACACATGAAGTTGCATTGCATACCTTAAAGACCTTAACAAAGGTCAGGCAGCTACCATTATTTATGCTCCAGCTGCGGacttcaccatcaccatcacagGAGCAAATCATATCTTCTTTGTTCGGATGGAAGTCAAGTGACATAACAGATGCTGAATGACCCGTGAAAGTACGGAGTGAATAACTTGTCTGCACATAATCAAATGATTAGTCACTACATGGTTTTAGGTTATGGAACATCTTGCAATCACTATcgcaatagtttttttttgaattgaTATCACAATAAGCTATTAGCACCCTAATAGGATAACTTTGCAATAAAATATAGGAAAATGTCCATTTTACAAAATTGAACTCAAGAAAAAAGTCTTGAAATGATCACCTCAAACTACAACACTAGACATTTTCTAGCTCAAACATTCAAACAGTTTGCTTTACAGTTGTCCGGTTGGGTTTGTAGTTGATGGTTGATTCCCAAACTTAAAAGTTCAATGTTGTAAAGtggagctttttttttcttaaaaatatatatggtgaaaaggAGTATACATTGTCAGCATCCCAAACCCGCACGGTTTTGTCAAAGGAAGATGTAGCAAGCCGTGACATGCTTGGACTAAATCGAACATCCGTAATCAATGCCGAATGTTCTTCTAATGAAGATGTAGGCTTTAGAGCAGGCTCTGTACACCATAAAAGAACCTGCGCAGAGTAAGAGGCATGCGTTAAAGATTTTCATGCACTAAGAAATCAAAATATATTGTGTTAACAACTGCACCTTTTTATCATGTCCACCAGTAGCGAGCAGTTTGCCATCAGAGGAGAAGTGACAACAGGTAACTTTGGTTGCACTTGCACGTGCCTTCGCAACTTCAGCAAAACCAAACCCTGTATAAACAGATCAATCAAGTGTGATCAAGCAGAAGCTTCATCATATGGCCAAGAGAAACAATAAGTAAAATCACCCATACCATCTTGATTATGATCTGTTATGGAGACATTTCTTATTTAATGTGTAATCAGATGTGATGATAGATATTTAAAATGTAACAGTGGCAAGCATGTTTTGCCTTCTCAAAGGCCTGTGGTGGCGAGATAAAAAATGCAGATTATTAGTGAGACTATGTTCATTTGTTTATGACTCCTGTTGATTGCATACAGCAGCCAGGTATCAGCAGGATATTAAAATACCTTTACTAGCATCCATGGAGCGCCCCAATGAATCCCTAGGGTCCATGTCATCCTGAGATAGAAAAGATTCAACATTTTCGTCCAATGAACCATCATCTAGCAAACGATCCACGTCAGCCTGAAATTGAAAACTTTCTGTGGTCATGTTGTTAAATACAAATGAAAAACAAGAATAAAATTTGGGGGTTTTAAGGATATATAACAATACTAACTGATGCCCTCAGTTATTGCCCGAATCCAGAGAACAATCTCCAACTCTGAAAACTATTCACATTTCACCCTCCACCTCAAACTATCGAAACCGTTCACTATGTTGGCAGTCAAATCACTAATTCTAGTCAAGTCTATATAGTATATTGAATCTCTTTGAATGAGTAATCACTTACTCTTGATACATATCTTGTATTGA
Proteins encoded in this window:
- the LOC127760428 gene encoding amino-acid permease BAT1 homolog isoform X2; this translates as MTWNKAPAADAEAGGGGDTGHARLRELGYKQELKRDLSVLSNFAFSFSIISVLTGITTLYNTGLSFGGPATMTFGWFVAGAFTMTVGLSMAEICSSFPTSGGLYYWSARLSGKRWAPFASWITGWFNIVGQWAVTTSVDFSLAQLIQVIILLSTGGNNGGGYMASKYVVIAFHAAILLSHAAINSLPITWLSFFGQFAAAWNMLGVFVLMIAVPTVATERASAKFVFTHFNTENNAGIHSNFYIFVLGLLMSQYTLTGYDASAHMTEETKNADRNGPIGIISAIGISIIVGWGYILGITFAVKDIPYLLSPDNDAGGYAIAEVFYLAFKSRYGSGIGGIICLGIIAVAIYFCGMSSVTSNSRMAYAFSRDGAMPLSSVWHKVNKHEVPINAVWLSALISLCMALPSLGSLVAFQAMVSIATIGLYVAYALPILFRVTLARKHFVPGPFNLGRCGVAVGWAAVLWVATITVLFSLPVSYPVTKDTLNYTPVAVGGLFLLVLSSWLLSARHWFKGPITNLDG
- the LOC127760428 gene encoding amino-acid permease BAT1 homolog isoform X1, yielding MAEEGQRGGYSRLAGDEEVATASGGGGGDYDERKLRLLGYEPQLKRNLSLLSNFAVSFSIVSVLTGITTLFGTGLQFGGPATMVYGWPIAGAMTLVVGLAMAEICSAYPTSGGLYFWSARLCSHRRWGPFASWLTGWFNIVGQWAVTTSVDFSLAQLIQVIILLSTGGNNGGGYMASKYVVIAFHAAILLSHAAINSLPITWLSFFGQFAAAWNMLGVFVLMIAVPTVATERASAKFVFTHFNTENNAGIHSNFYIFVLGLLMSQYTLTGYDASAHMTEETKNADRNGPIGIISAIGISIIVGWGYILGITFAVKDIPYLLSPDNDAGGYAIAEVFYLAFKSRYGSGIGGIICLGIIAVAIYFCGMSSVTSNSRMAYAFSRDGAMPLSSVWHKVNKHEVPINAVWLSALISLCMALPSLGSLVAFQAMVSIATIGLYVAYALPILFRVTLARKHFVPGPFNLGRCGVAVGWAAVLWVATITVLFSLPVSYPVTKDTLNYTPVAVGGLFLLVLSSWLLSARHWFKGPITNLDG
- the LOC127755836 gene encoding uncharacterized protein LOC127755836, which translates into the protein MAAAAAAGAEAEADEEELEPLFDYSRVQPTMAFSFDDTDIEKSDIFVHCNKRRKVADGDGDANADEKGDKGEQKAAKAAAVVDLGEEDWLPPPPPPKPKSTVTDESEQSSVLKELRLQKQAMAKFAESADDFLEKLAQTARQKVEARIPTEHIDLDKSPERHEAREKVVVTVQDKAGHHQFRLYKDEKFGKLFRAYAKKVNLSVADLTFAFDGDKVDAESTPEDLGLEDEDMVEVLHKTR